In Bacillaceae bacterium S4-13-56, the following are encoded in one genomic region:
- a CDS encoding helix-turn-helix transcriptional regulator, whose product MEGIGETLRFVRKKNGLSQEKVAKEICSISYLSKLETGKIQGSDEIVTLLFQKLKIPIKLNEDNSIFLTIVEEKIETLYKQIINN is encoded by the coding sequence GGTATCGGAGAAACATTAAGATTTGTTAGAAAAAAGAATGGGCTTTCTCAAGAAAAGGTTGCAAAAGAAATATGTTCTATCTCTTATCTTAGCAAATTAGAAACTGGGAAAATCCAAGGTTCTGATGAAATTGTTACTCTGCTTTTTCAAAAACTTAAAATTCCGATAAAACTAAATGAGGATAATTCAATATTCCTTACTATTGTTGAAGAGAAGATAGAAACATTATATAAACAAATTATAAATAACTGA